A window from Vanessa atalanta chromosome 16, ilVanAtal1.2, whole genome shotgun sequence encodes these proteins:
- the LOC125069786 gene encoding 60S ribosomal protein L34-like, producing MVQRLTFRRRLSYNTKSNQRRIVRTPGGRLVYQYVKKPKKIPRCGQCKSKLRGIQPARPAERSRLCYRKKTVKRVYGGVLCHKCVKQRIVRAFLIEEQKIVKVLKAQQATVKSGKKAAK from the exons ATGGTACAGCGACTTACGTTTAGGCGACGTTTGTCGTACAACACCAAGTCAAACCAAAGGAGAAT TGTACGAACTCCTGGTGGACGTCTTGTCTATCAGTACGTCAAGAAGCCCAAGAAGATCCCAAGATGTGGCCAGTGCAAAAGCAAACTCAGAGGTATCCAGCCTGCCAGACCCGCAGAGCGCTCAAGACTTTGCTACCGCAAGAAGACCGTTAAGAGAGTGTATGGTGGTGTACTCTGCCACAAGTGTGTTAAACAGCGCATTGTGAGAGCTTTCTTAATTGAAGAACAAAAGATTGTTAAGGTTCTTAAGGCACAACAAGCGACTGTTAAGTCTGGCAAGAAGGCCGCAAAATGA
- the LOC125069721 gene encoding serine/threonine-protein kinase RIO3 — protein sequence MSNPWKKVSVPSDTQNLSDIMSEEYAKGLQVKEEIKFAEQISDNHFSAESTELSPDIVRQIEASNVKEYCDSDAIIAKVLQCQFDKEYDDEIKRVEKKRNGDAKVSVSFDNYRNVPEHLVYDSESDDEDVGFSHKKDWDRFETNEKEFASLPKRGYIMKDGEMVTKHDSTINGRRNACKVMAFPPEVCTGDGAGFDMKLSNSVFNQLKEHTRWNQARKHKMLDRKESQATAEMGLDEATRLILFKLINNGMLEDINGVISTGKESVVLHANSDQSYPEMVLPKECAIKVFKTTLNEFKTRDKYIEADYRFKDRFSKQNPRKIVHMWAEKEMHNMMRIQKIGLNCPEMVCLKKHILVMSFIGKDNKPAPKLRDVIMKPDKWPSVYNEVIEAMHKLYNVGHLVHADLSEYNILWWENKCWFIDVSQSVQPDHPNGLEFLLRDCRNIINFFERKGVPDIITAEDLFKSITGFEEVDVNMLEGVHTTYNSLSSRFEIAPDDNRNISYPFEYCWQKTSETKKGKSDNSDEEDDDFDEMWSRSKDNEIVDSSANFGNELKVDNCLIDKKVNFGDVIDVAILKNHGDISSSDIDKKS from the exons atgtcGAATCCCTGGAAGAAAGTTTCTGTGCCCTCTGATACGCAAAACTTGTCTGATATTATGTCAGAGGAATATGCTAAGGGTCTGCAGGTTAAAGAGGAGATAAAGTTTGCTGAACAAATATCAGATAACCATTTTAGTGCAGAATCTACAGAACTGTCACCTGATATTGTACGGCAAATAGAGGCGTCTAATGTGAAAGAGTATTGCGATTCAGATGCTATTATTGCAAAAGTTTTGCAATGTCAGTTCGATAAAGAATATGATGACGAAATAAAAAGAGTTGAAAAAAAGCGAAATGGAGACGCTAAGGTATCTGTATCGTTTGATAATTATCGCAATGTTCCTGAACATTTAGTATACGACTCTGAATCTGACGACGAGGATGTTGGTTTCTCTCATAAAAAAGATTGGGATAGATTTGAAACAAACGAGAAAGAGTTCGCCAGCCTTCCTAAGCGAGGATATATTATGAAAGATGGTGAGATGGTCACCAAACATGATAGCACTATTAATGGGAGGAGAAATGCTTGCAAAGTAATGGCGTTTCCACCTGAAGTATGCACAGGTGATGGTGCCGGATTCGACATGAAACTATCAAATTCTGTGTTTAACCAATTGAAAGAGCATACTCGTTGGAACCAAGCTCGTAAACACAAGATGTTGGACAGAAAAGAGAGCCAAGCCACTGCCGAAATGGGTCTTGATGAAGCAACAAGACTTATTCTTTTTAAGCTTATCAATAATGGTATGTTAGAAGACATTAATGGTGTTATATCAACTGGTAAAGAATCAGTTGTGTTGCACGCTAATAGTGATCAGTCATACCCAGAGATGGTTTTACCTAAAGAATGTGCAATAAAAGTCTTTAAGACTACTCTAAATGAGTTCAAAACTCGTGACAAATATATAGAAGCAGACTACAGATTTAAGGATCGCTTTTCTAAGCAGAATCCAAGGAAAATTGTACATATGTGGGCAGAGAAAGAGATGCACAACATGATGAGAATACAGAAGATTGGTTTGAACTGCCCTGAAATGGTTTGCTTGAAGAAGCATATACTTGTGATGTCTTTTATTGGTAAAGATAATAAACCTGCACCAAAACTGAGAGATGTTATTATGAAGCCAGATAAGTGGCCCAGTGTTTACAATGAAGTTATAGAGGCCATgcataaattatacaatgttgGGCACTTAGTGCACGCAGATTTGTCTGAATACAATATTCTTTGGTGGGAAAACAAATGTTGGTTTATAGATGTCTCCCAGTCAGTGCAGCCAGATCATCCTAATGGTCTAGAATTCCTCTTGAGGGACTGCCgtaatattatcaat ttCTTCGAAAGGAAAGGAGTTCCGGATATTATCACCGCTGAAGATTTATTCAAGTCTATCACTGGATTTGAAGAGGTTGACGTCAATATGTTGGAAGGTGTGCATACCACCTACAATTCCTTATCTTCGCGTTTCGAGATTGCTCCAGATGACAACAGGAATATCAGCTACCCATTTGAGTATTGCTGGCAAAAAACCAGTGAAACCAAGAAAGGAAAAAGTGACAACAGTGATGAGGAAGAtgatgattttgatgaaatgtgGTCTCGTTCTAAAGATAATGAAATTGTTGATAGTTCTGCCAACTTTGGTAATGAACTCAAGGTTGACAATTGTCTGATTGATAAAAAAGTCAACTTTGGTGATGTAATAGATGTCGCTATACTTAAAAATCATGGGGATATAAGTAGTAGTGACAtagataaaaaatcttaa
- the LOC125069862 gene encoding 40-kDa huntingtin-associated protein has translation MATDLSASFNEQYININTKLKKRFMRKPNISEATNEFIALAIQCEHLEQPAFAGQTYIGAAKCEASAGNFLGEAEQYVAAARQFMKAEKKLAALKFYSPDRENLEAAIGCYMQALTKYPAKSAIRTSILLELANELIELDHKHEALAYYEQAVDIIEDSTMKLMCMRNLVNLLIKCGKYDIALETANKVCDSNIYIPDGILTELQVSRVLLVLLVDPDEDTKSVSLKQMLDNLLYDEDSDAIPFNIDLRLKLQSIIISSRCMDQQSLISIASDIKPYFTMEQRELLETIIEKKSE, from the exons ATGGCTACAGATTTAAGTGCTAGTTTTAATGAACAATACATCAATATTAATACGAAGCTGAAAAA GAGGTTCATGCGTAAACCAAATATATCTGAGGCTACAAATGAATTCATAGCTCTCGCGATACAATGTGAACACTTAGAGCAGCCTGCGTTTGCTGGTCAAACGTACATTGGAGCGGCAAAGTGTGAAGCATCAGCAGGAAATTTCCTGGGTGAAGCTGAACAGTATGTTGCCGCAGCTAGACAATTTATGAAAGCTGAAAAAAAACTAGCAGCATTGAAATTCTACAGTCCAGATAGAGAAAACTTGGAG GCAGCTATAGGTTGCTATATGCAAGCTCTAACCAAATATCCAGCAAAGTCTGCCATCCGCACATCAATACTATTAGAATTGGCTAATGAGCTAATAGAACTGGACCATAAACATGAGGCCTTGGCCTATTATGAGCAAGCAGTTGATATAATTGAAGACAGCACAATGAAATTAATGTGCATGAGGAACTTAGTGAACTTACTCATCAAGTGTG GAAAATATGATATAGCATTGGAGACTGCAAACAAAGTTTGCGATTCTAATATTTACATCCCTGATGGTATTTTGACAGa gcTACAAGTCAGCAGAGTTCTTTTGGTCCTTTTAGTGGATCCTGACGAAGATACAAAATCTGtatcattaaaacaaatgttGGATAATTTGCTGTATGATGAAGATAGTGATG cCATTCCATTCAACATTGATTTAAGGTTAAAACTACAGTCTATTATTATCTCCAGCAGGTGTATGGATCAACAATCTCTAATTAGTATAGCTTCTGATATTAAACCATATTTTACCATGGAACAGAGAGAGTTGCTGGAAACGATTATTGAAAAGAAGTCTGAATGA